The genome window CCGAGGCTGCGCGGGCGCGTCGGCCTTGGCCGCCGGGGCCGGGGCCTCCTCGAACGGCTTGGTCTCGGGCGCGGGCGGCTTGGGGCCCGGCTTCGGACCCGGCTTGGGACCGGGCTTCGGGCGCTCACCCGACGGCGCCTCCTGGCGCGGTCCCGGCTTCGGGCCGGGCTTGGGCGCCTGCGCCTCGGTGCGGCCGGAGGACTCCGGCGGGCGGGGCGGCGCGGGCTTGGCGCGGCCGTTGGAGTCGCCGCCGCCCTTCTTGCCGCCGGACTTCGGGAACGCGTCCCGGAGCCTGCGCGCCACCGGCGCCTCCACCGTGGAGGACGCAGACTTGACGTACTCGCCCTGTTCGGCGAGCTTGTTGAGAACTTCCTTGCTTGTCACGCCGAGCTCTTTGGCGAGCTCGTGTACGCGGGCCTTGCCTGCCACTGCTCTCCTCATCTGGTGAGGCCGGGCGGCAGTCCCGCTCGACCTCGTCCTATCGCCGATGCGCGTTCATGGCTTCAGCTTCACGGCTGATTCATGACGGGTCGACCTGCTTCCTTCGATGCCTGGCGCGGGAGGTTCCCGCGTCGGTCTGGCCACGAGCCACCTGGTGGTTCCCCAGCCGGCCGGACCGGTTCAACCGCTCCGGGCGCTCCAGATATTCCTGCAGAGCCGAGATGTCGAGTGGCCCCGGTACGCGCAGTGCGCGTGGGAACGCCCGACGCCGCTCGGCCTGGCGAAGACATGCGGTGTCGGGGTGCAGCCACGCGCCCCGCCCCGGAAGCCTCCGCCGTGGGTCCGGGACGGCGGCGGAACCCGCACGACCACCCTCGGCGACCACTCTCAGCAGCTCGGTAGCCGACGTCCGGACCCGGCATCCCACACACGTTCGCACCGGACCACGGTCTGAGCCCTGGTCACTGGTGTTGGTTGCGCGGATTGCCGCTCCCTCGCGTCGAGCCAACTGTGATTCTAACCCGCCGCCCTCACTCGGCCGAACCCACGGTCGGCACGCCACCAACCGCGGGGTCGAGCCCGGGTGCCTGGCCCGCCGAGGTGGCGGGCGAACTGGGGTCGGCGTCGCTGCGGATGTCGATCCGCCAGCCGGTCAGCCGGGCCGCCAGCCGGGCGTTCTGGCCCTCCTTGCCGATGGCGAGCGAGAGCTGGAAGTCGGGCACGACCACGCGGGCGGTCTTGGCCCGCTCGTCGACGACCTCGACCGAGACGACCTTGGCAGGCGAGAGCGCGTTGCCCACGAACGTGGCCGGGTCGTCGGAGTAGTCGATGATGTCGATCTTCTCGCCGCCGAGCTCGCTCATCACGTTGCGCACGCGCGCGCCCATCGGGCCGATGCAGGCGCCCTTGGCGTTGACGCCGCCGACGGTGGAGCGGACCGCGATCTTGGAGCGGTGACCGGCCTCGCGGGCGACCGCCGGGATCTCCACGGTGCCGTCGGCGATCTCGGGCACCTCCAGCGCGAACAGCCTGCGTACCAGGTTCGGGTGGGTCCGCGAGAGCGTGATCTGCGGGCCCCGGGCGCTGCGCGAGACGCCGACGACGTAGCACTTGATGCGCATGCCGTGCTCGTAGCGCTCCCCCGGCACCTGCTCGGCGGCGGGGATGACGCCCTCGCTGTCGCCGACCTGCACGATCACCATGCCGCGCGAGTTGGCCTTGGCGTCGCGCTGGATGACGCCGCCGAGGATCTCGCCCTCCTTGGTGGAGAACTCGCCGAAGGTGCGCTCGTGCTCGGCGTCGCGCAGCCGCTGCAGGATGACCTGGCGCGCGGTGGTCGCCGCGATCCGGCCGAAGCCCTCAGGGGTGTCGTCCCACTCCTCGGCCACGGTGCCGTCGGTGCCCAGGGTGTGGGCGATGACCCGCACGACACCGGTCTTGCGGTCCACCTCCACCCTGGCGTGGGGCTGGTGCCCCTCGGTGTGGCGGTATGCGGTGAGCAGCGCTGACTCGATGGCTTCCAGGACC of Saccharopolyspora erythraea contains these proteins:
- a CDS encoding YlxR family protein, yielding MACRPWVRPSEGGGLESQLARREGAAIRATNTSDQGSDRGPVRTCVGCRVRTSATELLRVVAEGGRAGSAAVPDPRRRLPGRGAWLHPDTACLRQAERRRAFPRALRVPGPLDISALQEYLERPERLNRSGRLGNHQVARGQTDAGTSRARHRRKQVDPS
- the nusA gene encoding transcription termination factor NusA gives rise to the protein MNVDIAALRAIESDKGIPFETVLEAIESALLTAYRHTEGHQPHARVEVDRKTGVVRVIAHTLGTDGTVAEEWDDTPEGFGRIAATTARQVILQRLRDAEHERTFGEFSTKEGEILGGVIQRDAKANSRGMVIVQVGDSEGVIPAAEQVPGERYEHGMRIKCYVVGVSRSARGPQITLSRTHPNLVRRLFALEVPEIADGTVEIPAVAREAGHRSKIAVRSTVGGVNAKGACIGPMGARVRNVMSELGGEKIDIIDYSDDPATFVGNALSPAKVVSVEVVDERAKTARVVVPDFQLSLAIGKEGQNARLAARLTGWRIDIRSDADPSSPATSAGQAPGLDPAVGGVPTVGSAE